Proteins from one Candidatus Methanosphaera massiliense genomic window:
- a CDS encoding nitrogenase component 1: MSPKGDHKKNHPHKTEQGTYKIGKCKRRKIKEILGIDLENKPEVQDINLNTITSPNREQRAHGTNIYYGKASKLLDDAVNSNIQIQERKFQQSGGCVLNFYLAVRISTIRDAVVIYNAPVGCSASALGYRELFRGVPEELGRPHSYKLNWMTTNLQQNDVIYGAGEKLRKTILEAEERYHPKAIFILTSCTTGIIGEDIEGTVEDVQPEVEATIVPVHCEGVRSRLVQTGYDAFWHAVLKYLVKKPEKKQKDLVNVASMLSYTWQDRLEIKRLLGKLGLRVNFIPEFATVEQFERLGEAAVTAPICPTYTDYLSRGLEQKFGVPYFLYPVPTGFKNTDEWLRQIGKYTDKEEEEVEELIKEEHAKWEPKLNAIKQQFIKISNERKNGEKIKVLGALGQGRLVSQMPYFDELGLEAPAAMAQDFDELLIDELADIIERKGDFDIMVNTFQAAEQANVTSNIKPDLTLTCPFQGGSWKRDTQVTRIHSLRGDPAPESAQSAYSGAVAYGEFLLRAFINKAYQKTLSEKTEPAYKDWWYEQEDPLYFVENRDNTKNNEEEVYGK, translated from the coding sequence ATGAGTCCAAAAGGAGATCATAAAAAAAATCACCCACATAAAACAGAACAAGGAACCTACAAAATAGGAAAATGTAAAAGAAGAAAAATAAAAGAAATACTAGGAATCGACCTAGAAAACAAACCGGAAGTACAGGACATAAACCTCAACACAATAACAAGCCCCAACAGAGAACAAAGAGCACACGGAACCAACATATACTATGGAAAAGCATCAAAACTACTGGATGACGCTGTAAACTCAAACATACAGATACAAGAAAGAAAATTCCAACAATCAGGAGGATGTGTACTAAACTTCTATCTAGCAGTGAGAATAAGCACAATAAGAGATGCAGTAGTAATATACAACGCACCAGTAGGATGTTCCGCCTCAGCACTAGGATACAGAGAACTATTCAGAGGAGTACCAGAAGAATTAGGAAGACCCCACAGCTACAAACTAAACTGGATGACAACAAACCTTCAACAAAATGATGTAATCTACGGAGCAGGAGAAAAACTAAGAAAAACAATACTTGAAGCAGAGGAAAGATACCATCCGAAAGCAATATTCATACTAACCTCATGTACAACAGGAATCATAGGAGAAGACATAGAAGGTACAGTAGAAGACGTACAACCAGAAGTAGAAGCTACAATAGTACCAGTACACTGTGAAGGAGTAAGAAGCAGACTGGTACAAACAGGATACGATGCATTCTGGCACGCAGTACTAAAATACCTAGTAAAAAAACCAGAGAAAAAACAAAAAGACCTGGTAAACGTGGCAAGTATGCTATCATATACATGGCAAGACAGACTAGAAATAAAAAGACTACTAGGAAAACTAGGATTAAGAGTAAACTTCATACCAGAATTTGCAACAGTAGAACAATTCGAAAGACTAGGAGAAGCAGCTGTAACAGCACCAATATGTCCGACATACACAGACTACCTTTCACGAGGATTAGAACAAAAATTCGGAGTACCATACTTTTTATATCCAGTGCCAACAGGATTTAAAAACACTGATGAATGGCTAAGACAAATAGGAAAATACACAGACAAAGAAGAAGAAGAAGTAGAAGAACTAATCAAAGAAGAACATGCAAAATGGGAACCAAAACTAAATGCAATCAAACAACAATTCATAAAAATATCCAATGAACGTAAAAATGGAGAAAAAATAAAAGTACTAGGAGCACTAGGACAAGGAAGACTAGTATCACAAATGCCATATTTCGATGAATTAGGCCTGGAAGCACCAGCAGCAATGGCACAGGACTTTGATGAACTACTAATAGATGAATTAGCAGATATCATTGAAAGAAAAGGTGACTTTGACATAATGGTTAATACATTCCAAGCAGCAGAGCAAGCAAATGTAACATCAAATATAAAACCAGATTTAACATTAACTTGTCCATTCCAAGGAGGAAGCTGGAAAAGAGATACACAAGTAACAAGAATTCACTCATTACGAGGAGATCCGGCACCAGAAAGTGCTCAGTCAGCATATTCCGGAGCAGTAGCATATGGAGAATTTTTATTACGTGCATTTATCAATAAAGCATATCAGAAAACATTATCTGAAAAAACAGAGCCAGCATATAAAGACTGGTGGTATGAACAAGAAGATCCATTATACTTTGTTGAAAACAGAGATAATACTAAAAACAATGAAGAAGAAGTATATGGTAAATAA
- the ybaK gene encoding Cys-tRNA(Pro) deacylase, with translation MKHHEDKTNVMRLLEQRNIPYKSHYYKDSGLISGVDVINYLHENPNSAYKTLVTRSKTDENYVFLVPVSKELDLKLAAEAVGEKKIKMVKSKELLSLTGYTHGGCSPIGMKHTYPTIIDDSSKQFETIYFSGGKIGYQVELRLEDLRKIINFKLKHITK, from the coding sequence TTGAAACACCATGAAGATAAGACAAATGTTATGAGGTTATTAGAGCAGAGAAATATTCCATATAAAAGTCATTATTATAAGGATAGTGGATTAATAAGTGGAGTTGATGTAATTAATTATCTGCATGAAAACCCTAATAGTGCATATAAAACACTAGTAACAAGAAGTAAGACTGATGAAAATTACGTTTTTTTAGTACCTGTGAGTAAAGAATTAGATTTAAAATTAGCAGCAGAGGCTGTTGGTGAAAAGAAGATAAAAATGGTGAAATCAAAGGAATTATTATCATTAACAGGGTATACTCATGGTGGATGTTCTCCAATAGGAATGAAACACACTTATCCAACTATTATAGATGATAGTTCTAAGCAGTTTGAAACAATATATTTTAGTGGTGGAAAGATTGGTTATCAAGTAGAACTTAGATTAGAGGATCTTAGAAAGATTATTAATTTCAAGTTAAAACATATAACTAAATAA
- a CDS encoding nitrogenase component 1 has translation MAKNSEEIKKEINQSKYHLDPKTTDIERESVEAPRYGCALSGVYATTLGLNNAIPILHSGAGCGVAHLFGTLYPGGQSCGQNKGGTATPCSCLVEEHVILGGEEKLDNLIDSTIKISNSNFYVVISGCVPSLIGDDVDSVVENYQFNHDIIHVNAPGFKAHSFEGYNLFWDSLIESDILQKQEVEKNTINILGVLPYNNVFWKGDLYEIKQLFAALGVNANVIFGYGDGLTNLKNVPKAALNVVVNPWLGVRAAKKLKEKFGTPYITFPGIPIGAKQTSSFIDRVGRTLNIDEVKLSNFIKSKEKNYYHIFEAPGDAIILSRPNQYFAVVADSAYAIGYTKFLTNELGYLPDIVQITDNPPVEVREKIIKEINNSLESTITPDVIFEADTYRIRENLKDRPFTFLLSSSLEAPTASEDFGACHVSAAFPILSSAVLVNHYGGYYGGLTLFEDLVSTFVGPL, from the coding sequence TTGGCAAAAAATTCAGAAGAAATCAAGAAGGAAATTAATCAGAGTAAATACCACTTAGATCCTAAAACAACTGACATTGAAAGAGAATCCGTAGAAGCTCCAAGGTACGGCTGTGCATTATCTGGAGTATATGCAACAACTCTCGGCTTAAACAATGCTATTCCTATCCTACACTCAGGAGCAGGATGTGGTGTAGCACATCTATTTGGAACACTATATCCTGGAGGACAATCCTGTGGACAAAATAAGGGAGGAACAGCAACTCCATGTTCATGTCTAGTAGAAGAACATGTGATTCTTGGTGGAGAAGAAAAATTAGATAACCTCATAGATTCCACAATAAAAATATCTAACTCTAACTTCTACGTTGTAATCTCAGGATGTGTACCATCACTAATAGGAGATGATGTAGATAGTGTAGTTGAGAATTACCAGTTCAATCATGATATTATACATGTAAATGCACCTGGATTTAAAGCACACTCCTTCGAGGGATATAATCTATTCTGGGATTCTCTTATTGAAAGTGATATATTACAGAAACAGGAAGTTGAAAAGAATACTATTAACATATTAGGAGTGCTACCTTATAATAATGTTTTCTGGAAAGGAGATTTATATGAAATAAAACAATTATTCGCAGCACTTGGTGTTAATGCAAATGTTATTTTCGGATATGGTGATGGATTAACAAATCTTAAAAATGTGCCAAAAGCAGCACTTAATGTGGTTGTAAACCCATGGTTAGGTGTAAGAGCAGCAAAAAAACTTAAAGAAAAATTTGGAACTCCTTACATAACTTTTCCAGGTATACCTATAGGTGCTAAACAAACATCATCATTTATTGATAGAGTAGGTAGAACTTTAAATATTGATGAAGTAAAATTATCTAATTTCATAAAATCAAAAGAAAAAAATTATTACCACATATTTGAAGCACCAGGGGATGCTATAATATTAAGTCGTCCTAACCAGTACTTTGCAGTTGTTGCAGATAGTGCATATGCAATTGGATATACGAAGTTTTTAACTAATGAATTAGGATATCTTCCGGATATTGTGCAGATAACAGATAATCCGCCAGTAGAGGTAAGAGAGAAGATTATTAAGGAAATCAATAATTCATTAGAATCCACAATTACTCCTGATGTAATATTTGAAGCAGATACTTATCGTATTCGAGAAAATTTAAAGGATAGACCATTTACATTCCTACTTAGTAGTTCATTAGAAGCTCCGACAGCTTCAGAGGATTTTGGTGCATGTCATGTAAGTGCAGCATTCCCTATATTAAGTAGTGCTGTTCTTGTAAATCATTATGGTGGATATTATGGTGGATTAACATTATTCGAAGATCTGGTTTCAACATTTGTAGGACCATTATAG
- a CDS encoding SDR family NAD(P)-dependent oxidoreductase, translating into MSKNAIITGGSRGIGKAMALKLGELGYNVAINYRSDSSKEKTEEIIEEIKTKYGVEGIAIQADVSKFEDCKKLVETVVDTFGDKIDALVNNAGITNNCNFIDLQPEDYERVINTNLVSMMHMCHLTLPYMVDRETAIVCTASVGGMTGVINQADYCAAKTGVIGLVRALALEFAGRKVRVNAIAPGMIMTDMLRGVNQDELNALAATIPIGRIGDVSDIAGALEYILQAPYLTGQVISPNGGFVLQ; encoded by the coding sequence ATGTCAAAAAATGCAATAATAACCGGTGGATCAAGAGGAATAGGAAAAGCAATGGCTCTCAAATTAGGAGAACTGGGCTATAATGTAGCAATCAACTACAGAAGTGATTCATCCAAAGAAAAAACAGAAGAGATAATAGAAGAAATCAAAACAAAATATGGAGTAGAAGGAATAGCAATACAAGCAGATGTAAGTAAATTCGAAGACTGTAAAAAACTAGTGGAAACAGTAGTAGATACATTTGGAGATAAAATAGATGCACTAGTTAACAATGCAGGAATAACAAACAACTGTAATTTCATAGATTTACAACCAGAAGATTATGAAAGAGTAATAAACACAAACCTCGTAAGTATGATGCACATGTGTCACTTAACATTACCATACATGGTAGATCGTGAAACAGCAATAGTATGTACAGCATCAGTAGGAGGTATGACAGGAGTAATAAATCAGGCTGATTACTGTGCAGCAAAAACAGGAGTAATAGGATTAGTACGGGCATTAGCACTAGAATTTGCAGGACGTAAAGTACGTGTAAATGCAATTGCACCTGGAATGATTATGACTGACATGCTTCGTGGAGTAAACCAGGATGAATTAAATGCACTTGCAGCAACAATACCTATAGGTCGTATAGGTGATGTTTCTGATATAGCAGGAGCACTGGAATATATTTTACAAGCACCTTACCTCACGGGTCAGGTAATCTCACCTAACGGTGGTTTTGTATTACAATAA
- a CDS encoding sodium-dependent transporter — translation MSADKQKWSSNLNFLLAMIGSAVGLGNIWRYPYVAYTNGGGAFLVPYIISIICMGIPLLFFEYGSGYTFKAGINRIVRKINKKYEYFGWFMLTSTFLILSYYCTVVAWDAIYIPLSFFKGWGTDTNAFFNNVVLEASNPGGIFHIAVYVMIAMLIIWFIMWFISHRNLNDGVGRFNKIFIPLLFVMMIIIVLFAVTLPGASIGIMTLLTPQPSTLTNVNIWLSAFGQILFSLSVGMCISIAYASYLPEETNIPKNALIVAISNCSFELFTAIGVFSILGFMSTTNNIPLDQLVTQGTGLAFIVFPQIFNAMGIFGYIIGPLFFLCLLFAGLTSNISVIEPIALALSEKFNFNRSKSVTITCILGILISLMFGTSMGSTLLGIFDTFANNFGVVLNVIIEIILIAWIYGIDDILANINKNATFLKLGKTWITLIKYILPVVVFIIWITGIISNMLTSDTLTTTVELILFGVLFILPLIITKLPAKTEDY, via the coding sequence ATGTCAGCAGATAAACAAAAATGGTCAAGTAATCTAAATTTTCTGCTTGCAATGATTGGATCAGCTGTAGGATTAGGTAATATATGGCGTTATCCTTACGTAGCATATACTAATGGAGGAGGAGCATTCCTAGTTCCATACATAATTTCAATCATATGTATGGGTATTCCATTACTATTCTTTGAATATGGAAGTGGATACACATTCAAGGCAGGAATAAACAGAATAGTTCGAAAAATAAATAAGAAATATGAATACTTCGGATGGTTTATGTTAACATCAACATTTCTCATACTATCCTACTATTGTACAGTAGTAGCCTGGGATGCAATATACATACCTCTAAGCTTCTTTAAGGGTTGGGGAACAGATACAAATGCATTCTTTAACAATGTAGTGCTAGAAGCATCAAATCCGGGAGGAATATTCCACATAGCAGTCTATGTAATGATAGCAATGCTAATCATATGGTTTATAATGTGGTTTATATCACATCGTAACCTAAATGATGGAGTAGGACGATTTAATAAGATATTTATCCCATTACTGTTTGTAATGATGATAATTATAGTATTATTCGCAGTAACTCTACCGGGAGCAAGTATTGGTATAATGACACTGCTAACACCACAGCCAAGCACACTTACCAATGTAAACATATGGCTATCTGCATTTGGACAAATACTGTTCTCATTAAGTGTGGGAATGTGTATCAGTATAGCATATGCAAGCTACCTGCCGGAAGAGACAAACATACCAAAAAATGCTCTGATAGTAGCAATAAGTAATTGTTCATTTGAATTATTCACAGCAATAGGAGTATTCAGTATACTAGGATTTATGAGTACAACAAATAACATACCACTAGACCAACTAGTGACACAGGGAACAGGACTAGCATTCATAGTATTTCCACAAATCTTCAATGCAATGGGAATATTCGGATATATAATAGGACCATTATTCTTCTTATGTCTACTATTTGCAGGATTAACATCAAATATATCAGTAATAGAACCAATAGCACTAGCATTAAGTGAGAAATTTAACTTCAACAGGTCAAAAAGTGTAACAATAACATGTATACTAGGAATACTAATATCACTAATGTTTGGAACATCCATGGGATCAACACTACTGGGAATATTTGACACATTCGCCAACAACTTCGGAGTAGTTCTAAATGTAATCATTGAAATAATACTCATAGCCTGGATATATGGAATTGATGACATACTAGCTAATATTAACAAGAATGCAACATTCCTAAAACTAGGAAAAACATGGATAACACTAATAAAATACATACTGCCAGTAGTAGTATTTATAATATGGATAACAGGAATCATATCTAACATGTTAACATCAGATACACTAACAACAACAGTAGAACTAATACTATTCGGAGTACTATTCATATTACCACTAATAATAACAAAACTACCAGCAAAAACAGAGGATTACTAA